A section of the Sceloporus undulatus isolate JIND9_A2432 ecotype Alabama chromosome 3, SceUnd_v1.1, whole genome shotgun sequence genome encodes:
- the LOC121926115 gene encoding lipase member M-like has translation MWLLFVLVSVTEVIMSLGEIHRQIVVNPEQFLNTSGIISRWDYPSEVYEALTEDGYLLTMNRIPYGKEGKCGSRPAVLLIPGLIMESSPWVSNLPNNSLAFILADAGYDVWLGNVRGTTWSRRHQNLSISQQEFWNFSFHEMGLYDLPAMINVIQQTTGQKQIYYVGHSQGATLGFLAFSLRPEVAAKIKLFFVFAPAYTLHNSKGPVIRLLFFPDTILKIIFGTKEFSLLNTSMRKQIAKICSYQPIQKLCAQALFLISGFDENSLNVSRVDVYTAHFPDFTSVKNILHFGQSAKTGKFRYFDYGCKNKEKYNQTSPPFYNIEAMTVPTAVWIGANDWVSRPKDNAELVPRITNLIHFKRFSDWNHWDFLWGLDAPQRLYAEVIDMMRRNPVSP, from the exons ATGTGGTTGCTATTTGTGTTGGTGTCTGTAACAGAAGTGATCATGTCTTTGGGTGAAATCCACAGACAAATTGTTGTGAATCCAGAACAGTTTTTAAACACG AGTGGAATCATTTCCCGCTGGGACTATCCAAGTGAAGTTTATGAGGCCTTGACAGAGGATGGATATTTGTTAACCATGAACAGAATTCCTTatggcaaagaaggcaaatgtg GTTCAAGGCCAGCTGTGTTGCTGATTCCTGGATTAATTATGGAAAGCAGTCCCTGGGTCTCCAATCTACCTAATAATAGTCTGGCCTTCATATTGGCAGATGCTGGTTATGATGTTTGGTTGGGAAATGTTAGAGGAACCACTTGGTCTAGAAGACATCAGAATTTGTCCATCTCACAGCAGGAATTCTGGAATTTCAG CTTTCATGAAATGGGCCTCTATGATCTACCAGCTATGATAAACGTCATACAGCAGACAACTGGGCAAAAGCAAATCTATTATGTCGGCCACTCTCAAGGAGCTACCTTGG GTTTTCTAGCCTTTTCTCTGCGACCTGAGGTGGCAGCAAAAATCAAATTATTCTTTGTTTTTGCTCCTGCATATACACTTCACAACAGCAAAGGTCCAGTAATCCGGCTATTATTCTTTCCAGATACAATTTTAAAG ATTATATTTGGCACAAAAGAATTCTCCTTATTAAATACAAGTATGAGAAAGCAGATTGCTAAGATTTGCAGCTATCAACCAATACAAAAACTCTGTGCCCAAGCACTTTTCCTTATAAGTGGCTTTGACGAAAACAGCTTAAATGTG AGTCGAGTTGACGTGTACACTGCTCATTTTCCAGATTTCACATCTGTAAAGAATATTTTACACTTTGGTCAG tcagCAAAAACAGGAAAATTTCGATACTTCGACTACGGCTGtaagaataaagaaaaatacaACCAG ACCTCTCCACCATTTTATAACATAGAAGCTATGACTGTGCCTACTGCTGTGTGGATAGGAGCAAATGACTGGGTGTCTCGTCCAAAGGACAATGCCGAATTAGTTCCTCGAATTACTAACCTTATTCACTTCAAGAGATTTTCTGACTGGAACCACTGGGATTTCCTCTGGGGGCTGGATGCACCTCAGCGCCTTTATGCAGAAGTGATTGATATGATGAGAAGAAACCCAGTAAGCCCATAG